A genome region from Manis javanica isolate MJ-LG chromosome 3, MJ_LKY, whole genome shotgun sequence includes the following:
- the NBEAL2 gene encoding neurobeachin-like protein 2 isoform X9, producing the protein MAASERLYELWLLYYAQKDLGYLQQWLKAFVGAFEKSISLSSLEPCRPEEAGAEVPLLPLDVLCVLAEQLDGQDLEQALLLLKLFTVLCRNLENVEAGWGQVLVPRVLALLTRLAAELKGPLHQEGRGPQLENVALHALLLCEGLFDPYQMWRRQHSREVISSREKSQYKFPPAALPCEFRNFFRESLQDANRLPPKLLLRLIHLFGAVLAGGKENGQMAVSPGSVQGLLDVVRGWGCGPAQDPRLLPLALEALVGAVHVLHTSRTPSRGPELRGLLEGYFCVLNADWPAGPSPGPEKALVTLRVSMLDAIPLMLACEDRPALQATFLSNNCFEHLTRLIQNSKLYLQAWAPPEGDSDLATRLLTEPDVQKVLDQDTDAIAVHVVRVLTCIMSGSPSAKEVFKERIGYPHLQEVLQSHGPATHRLLQELLNMAVEGDHSICPPPPIRNEQPVLVLMQWLPALPTAELRLFLAQRLWWLCDSCPASRATCVQAGLVGCLLETLSTGVALGVRCQEQLLALLQALGRVSLRPLELRRLLRPPPGLDLGPGRAEAENARHAGAIIRALSGMARHQGSVRALCYFDLTPSMAGIMVPPVQRWPGPGFTFHAWLCLHPVAAGPTPAPTRPLQRKQLYSFFTSSGAGFEAFFTAAGTLVVAVCTRKEYLTLSLPEVSFADSAWHCVAIVHVPRRRPFSQNLVQVYKDGHLVKEAPFHCPSLSEPFSSCCIGSAGHRTTTTTTGLPAPPVPTALAHTHPSLTRSQSVPATTGLGWGAGLVAPLQEGSISSTLAGTQDARWGSPTSLEAELGAVAIFPEALPAAALQVLSNLGPNEMAPFKPEGELHELGTKLLLHYSPQACKNNICLDLSLGHGLDGRLTGHRVETWDVKDVVNCVGGMAVLLPLLERVAAQPQEAEAGPAETHDLVGPELTSGHNTQGLLLPLGKSSEERMERNAVAAFLLMLRNFLQGHTVNQESLVQCQGPAIIGALLCKVPSWAMDMNVLMSAQLLMEQVAAEGSGPLLYLLYQHLVFNFNIWSLSTFAVRLGHIQYMSSIVREHRQKLRKKYGVQFVLDALRIHYSAQREHPLAADELHTVQTLLLGLARDLLVRSSSIDDMQVVLSFLAAVGDEGQMVGALDLLLALLQGSPAQESLAVFLLEPGNLEVLLALLVRPRSLPLLPDRICKILRRLQQNERLPERCRQRLRLQEYGLQGLVTCLPEGAISPQLCQGLYRLFLGADCLNLSDLLAVVQLSLQADLSVRLDVCRQLFHHIYRQPDTVRLLAQQAGWQDVLTRLYVLEAATADSPLPFAPEPLTSPEPDLPKPPTESPESSDVFLPSETPCPDPDAFYHALSPFCAPLDLGLERASVGSGNTAGGGSDSGTVTPASQPGTPSPLDGPRPFPAAHGHHSSSLSNVLEDGSLPEPTVSGDDTSNASNPQQTSEEELCNLLTNVLFSVTWRGVEGSNEAAWRERGQVFSVLTQLGASATLVRPPDCIKRSLLEMMLESALTDIKEAPPGGLASLTQQALWLLRLLQDFLCAEGHGNQELWSEKLFEGVCGLLDRLGAWPHLANGTADLREMAQIGLRLVLGYILLEDPHLHAQAYVKLHGLLQTTVPMRREEACYVLSKLEAALARALKTSASDSVLEDREPPAVATTAAERCSWLVPLVRTLLDRAYGPLGLQWGLPSLPPTNGSPTFFEDFQAFCATPEWRHFIDKQVQPTMSQFEMDTYAKSHDLMSGFWNACYDMLMNSGQRLQQERLRSGQDFQDLVLEPALRRARPEGLRYAAVQKQQASQHSTALLHWEALWRQLSSPCGAWALRDPPIPRWKLSSAETYSRMRLKLVPNHHFNPHLEASALRDNLGEAPQTPTQEASLPLAVTKEAKVSTLPEELQEDQLGEDELAALETAMKAAELDEQHEKLVLSAECQLVTVVAVVPGLLEVTTQHLYFYDGSAERVETEEGIGHDFRRPLVQLREVHLRRFNLRRSALELFFIDQANYFLNFPCKVGRTAASSCQAPRPQPCPIPPHTQVRNQVYSWLLRLRPPTQGYLSSRSPQEMLRASGLTQKWVQREISNFEYLMQLNTIAGRTYNDLSQYPVFPWVLQDYVSPTLDLSNPAIFRDLSKPIGVVNPKHAQLVREKYESFEDPAGTIDKFHYGTHYSNAAGVMHYLIRVEPFTSLHVQLQSGRFDCSDRQFHSVAAAWQARLESPADVKELIPEFFYFPDFLENQNDFDLGCLQLTNEKVGDVVLPPWASCPEDFVQQHRQALESEYVSAHLHEWIDLIFGYKQRGPAAEEALNIFYYCTYEGAVDLDHVADERERKALEGIISNFGQTPCQLLKEPHPARLSAEEAAQRLARLDANSPSIFQHLDQLKAFFAEVISDGVPLVLALVPHRQPHSFMTQGSPDLLVTVSASGLLGTHSWLPYDRNISNYFTFSKDPTMGNPKMQRLLSGPWMPGSGVNGQALAVAPDGKLLFSGGHWDGSLRVTALPRGKLLNQFSCHLDVVTCLALDTCGIYLISGSRDTTCMVWRLLQQGGLSGLASKPVQVLYGHEAAVSCVAISTELDMAVSGSEGGTVIIHTVRRGQFVAALQPPGATLPGPVSHLALASEGQIVVQSSAQERLGAQVTYSLHLYSVNGRLRASLPLLEQPTALAVTEDFVLLGTAQCALHILHLNKLLPAVPPLPMKVPIRSVALTKERSHVLVGLEDGKLIVVGAGQPSEVRSSQFARRLWRSSRRISQVSSGETEYNPGEAR; encoded by the exons ATGGCCGCCTCGGAGCGGCTCTACGAGTTGTGGCTGCTCTACTACGCGCAG AAGGACCTGGGCTACCTGCAGCAGTGGCTGAAGGCCTTTGTGGGTGCCTTCGAGAAGAGCATCTCACTGTCCTCTCTGGAGCCATGCAG GCCGGAGGAGGCAGGTGCGGAGGTGCCGCTGCTCCCACTGgatgtgctgtgtgtgctggCCGAGCAGCTGGATGGGCAGGACCTGGAGCAAGCCCTGCTGCTGCTCAAGCTCTTCACTGTTCTCTGCAG GAACCTGGAGAATGTCGAGGCTGGCTGGGGCCAGGTGCTGGTGCCCCGGGTGCTGGCACTGCTAACCCGGTTGGCAGCTGAG CTGAAAGGCCCCCTCCACCAGGAGGGCCGTGGGCCCCAGCTGGAGAATGTGGCCCTGCATGCCCTGCTCCTCTGCGAGGGTCTCTTTGACCCCTACCAGATGTGGCGGCGCCAGCACAGCAG GGAAGTCATCAGCTCCAGGGAGAAGAGCCAGTACAAGTTCCCTCCAGCCGCTTTGCCCTGTGAATTCAGAAACTTCTTCCGAG AGAGTCTGCAGGATGCAAATCGCTTGCCCCCCAAGCTGCTGTTGCGTCTCATCCACCTCTTTGGTGCTGTCCTTGCAGGAGGGAAG GAGAACGGGCAGATGGCTGTGAGTCCTGGCTCTGTTCAGGGCCTGTTGGATGTGGTCCGGGGCTGGGGCTGTGGGCCAGCCCAGGACCCCCGCCTACTGCCGCTGGCACTGGAGGCACTGGTGGGTGCAGTCCATGTTCTGCACACCAGCCGCACACCCTCCCGCGGGCCTGAACTCCGAGGCCTGCTTGAGGGCTACTTCTGTGTCCTTAATGCCGACTGGCCAGCTGGGCCGAGTCCAGGCCCTGAGAAGGCCCTGGTCACCCTACGGGTCAGCATGCTAG ATGCCATCCCCTTGATGCTGGCATGTGAGGACCGGCCAGCGCTGCAGGCCACTTTCCTTAGCAACAATTGCTTTGAACACCTTACTCGCCTCATCCAGAACAGCaag CTATACCTGCAGGCCTGGGCGCCCCCTGAGGGGGACAGTGACCTGGCTACCCGGTTACTGACCGAGCCTGATGTCCAGAAG gtACTGGATCAGGACACAGATGCCATTGCAGTCCACGTAGTCAGAGTGCTGACCTGCATCATGAGTGGCTCCCCCTCAGCCAAG GAGGTATTTAAGGAGCGTATTGGCTATCCCCACCTGCAAGAGGTTCTGCAGAGCCATGGTCCCGCAACCCATCGGCTGTTGCAAGAGCTGCTCAACATG GCTGTGGAGGGTGACCACAGCATATGTCCGCCGCCACCAATCCGCAATGAGCAGCCAGTGCTGGTACTCATGCAGTGGCTGCCAGCACTGCCCACAGCTGAGCTGCGGCTCTTCCTAGCACAACGCCTCTGGTGGCTCTGTGACAGCTGTCCTGCCAGCCGTGCCACATGTGTGCAGGCAGGCCTGGTGGGCTGCCTGTTGGAGACGCTTAGCACAGGGGTTGCCCTGGGGGTCCGCTGCCAGGAGCAGCTGCTGGCACTGTTACAAGCACTGGGCCGCGTGTCACTGAGACCCTTGGAGCTGCGTCGCCTGCTGCGTCCCCCACCAGGGCTGGACTTAGGGCCAGGTAGAGCTGAGGCCGAGAATGCCCGGCATGCAGGTGCCATCATTCGTGCATTATCAGGCATGGCCCGGCACCAGGGCTCTGTACGAGCTCTTTGCTACTTTGATCTCACACCTAGCATGGCGGGCATTATGGTACCCCCCGTGCAACGCTGGCCAGGACCTGGCTTCACCTTCCATGCCTGGCTCTGTCTGCACCCCGTGGCTGCAGGGCCTACCCCAGCCCCCACTCGGCCACTCCAGAGAAAGCAACTGTACAG TTTCTTCACCAGCAGCGGTGCAGGGTTTGAGGCCTTCTTCACGGCAGCTGGGACCCTGGTGGTGGCTGTATGCACTCGGAAGGAGTACTTAACTTTGAGCTTGCCTGAGGTGTCCTTTGCTGACTCTGCCTGG CACTGCGTGGCCATTGTCCATGTGCCGAGGCGCCGGCCCTTCAGCCAGAACCTGGTCCAAGTCTACAAAGATGGTCATCTGGTCAAGGAGGCACCCTTCCACTGCCCCTCCCTCAGTGAG CCTTTCTCCTCCTGCTGTATCGGCTCCGCTGGGCACCGCACAACGACCACCACCACAGGGCTGCCTGCACCGCCAGTGCCCACTGCCCTGGCTCACACTCACCCCTCCCTCACCCGCTCCCAGTCAGTCCCGGCCACCACAGGGCTTGGCTGGGGGGCTGGGCTGGTAGCCCCCCTTCAGGAGGGCAGCATCAGCTCCACCCTTGCAGGCACACAGGATGCTCGGTGGGGCAGCCCCACGTCCCTGGAGGCTGAGCTAGGGGCCGTGGCCATCTTCCCTGAAGCCTTGCCAGCAGCAGCCCTGCAGGTCCTGAGCAACCTGG GGCCCAATGAGATGGCACCCTTCAAGCCAGAGGGTGAACTGCATGAACTTGGCACCAAGCTGCTCCTTCATTACTCACCTCAG GCCTGTAAGAACAACATCTGCCTGGACCTGTCCCTTGGCCACGGGCTGGATGGCCGCCTGACGGGCCACAGAGTAGAGACCTGGGACGTGAAG GATGTGGTGAACTGTGTGGGAGGCATGGCTGTCCTGCTGCCCCTGCTGGAGCGAGTGGCTGCACAGCCTCAAGAGGCTGAGGCAGGTCCAGCTGAAACACATGACCTTGTGGGGCCCGAACTGACCTCGGGCCACAACACCCAGGGCCTGCTTCTCCCACTGGGCAAGTCCTCAG AGGAGCGAATGGAGAGGAACGCAGTGGCTGCCTTTCTGCTCATGCTGCGGAACTTCCTGCAGGGCCACACTGTGAACCAGGAGAGCCTGGTGCAGTGCCAGGGGCCTGCCATCATCGGGGCCCTCTTGTGCAAG gtcccCAGCTGGGCCATGGACATGAATGTGCTTATGTCTGCCCAGCTGCTGATGGAGCAAGTGGCAGCTGAGGGCAGTGGGCCCCTCCTGTACCTGCTTTATCAGCACTTAGTCTTCAACTTTAACATCTGGAGCCTCAGCACCTTTGCTGTGCGCCTGG GTCACATCCAGTACATGTCTAGCATAGTCCGTGAGCACAGACAGAAGCTGAGGAAGAAGTACGGGGTGCAGTTTGTCCTTGATGCCCTGCGCATCCACTACAG CGCACAGCGGGAGCACCCCCTGGCTGCCGACGAGCTGCACACAGTGCAGACCTTGCTTCTGGGTCTGGCACGGGATCTCCTGGTTCGGAGCTCCTCCATTGATGACATGCAGGTGGTGCTGAGCTTTCTGGCAGCTGTTGGTGATGAGGGCCAG ATGGTGGGTGCACTGGACCTGCTGCTGGCACTGCTTCAGGGCTCCCCAGCACAAGAGTCCTTGGCTGTCTTCCTGCTGGAGCCAGGGAACCTGGAGGTGCTGTTGGCACTGCTGGTGCGGCCAAGGTCACTGCCCCTGCTGCCTGACCGAATCTGCAAG ATCCTGCGCAGACTCCAGCAGAATGAGCGCCTACCTGAGCGGTGTCGCCAGCGACTCCGGCTGCAAGAGTATGGCCTCCAGGGTCTTGTCACCTGCCTTCCAGAGGGGGCCATCTCCCCCCAGCTCTGCCAGGGCCTCTACAGGCTGTTCCTAGGTGCAG ACTGCCTGAACCTCTCAGACCTGCTGGCCGTGGTGCAGCTGTCCCTGCAGGCTGACCTCAGTGTGCGCCTGGATGTTTGTCGCCAG CTCTTCCACCACATCTACAGGCAGCCCGATACAGTGCGGCTGCTGGCCCAGCAAGCTGGCTGGCAAGATGTGCTGACCCGGCTGTATGTCCTAGAGGCTGCCACGGCCGACAGTCCCCTGCCCTTTGCCCCGGAGCCACTCACCTCCCCGGAGCCAGACTTACCCAAGCCACCCACTGAGTCTCCTGAGTCTTCAGACGTCTTCCTGCCCTCGGAGACCCCGTGCCCTGATCCTGATGCCTTTTACCATGCCCTCTCCCCATTCTGTGCACCCCTTGACCTAGGCCTGGAGCGGGCCAGTGTGGGTTCAGGCAACACTGCTGGCGGGGGCAGTGACAGTGGGACTGTcactccagccagccagcctggcACGCCTTCCCCACTGGATGGGCCCCGGCCCTTCCCTGCTGCCCATGGCCACCACAGCTCCAGTCTCTCCAATGTGCTGGAGGATGGCAGCCTCCCAGAGCCCACTGTCAGTGGAGATGACACCTCTAATGCCAGCAACCCTCAG CAAACCTCAGAGGAGGAGTTGTGCAACCTGCTCACCAACGTGCTGTTCTCAGTGACATGGAGGGGTGTGGAAGGCAGTAATGAGGCTGCCTGGCGGGAGCGTGGCCAGGTCTTCTCAGTGCTCACCCAGCTGGGGGCCTCAGCCACATTGGTGCGCCCACCAGATTGCATCAAGCGCAG CCTCCTGGAGATGATGCTGGAGTCAGCCCTGACTGACATCAAAGAGGCCCCTCCTGGGGGCCTGGCCAGCCTTACCCAGCAGGCACTTTGGCTGCTGCGCCTGCTGCAGGACTTCCTGTGTGCAGAGGGCCATGGCAACCAGGAGCTGTGGAGTGAGAAG CTCTTTGAAGGTGTGTGTGGCCTCCTGGATCGCCTGGGAGCCTGGCCACACCTGGCCAATGGTACAGCAGATCTCCGAGAGATGGCACAGATTGGCCTGCGCCTGGTACTTGGCTACATCTTGCTGGAGGACCCACAT CTACATGCCCAGGCCTACGTGAAGCTGCACGGGCTGCTGCAGACTACAGTGCCCATGCGTCGCGAGGAGGCCTGCTATGTGCTGTCCAAGCTGGAGGCAGCACTAGCCCGGGCACTGAAGACTTCTGCCTCAGACAGTGTCTTGGAAGACAGGGAGCCCCCAGCTGTGGCTACCACAGCTGCAGAGCGCTGCTCCTGGCTGGTACCACTGGTGCGCACGCTGCTGGACCGTGCCTACGGGCCCCTGGGGCTGCAGTGGGGGCTGCCTTCCCTGCCACCCACCAATGGCAGCCCCACCTTCTTTGAGGACTTCCAGGCTTTCTGTGCCACACCTGAATGGCGCCACTTCATTGACAAGCAG GTGCAGCCCACCATGTCGCAGTTTGAAATGGACACCTACGCTAAGAGCCACGACCTCATGTCGGGCTTCTGGAATGCCTGCTACGACATGCTCATGAATAGTGGGCAGCGGCTCCAACAGGAGCGGTTGAGGAGTGGTCAGGACTTCCAG GACCTGGTGCTAGAACCTGCCCTGAGGCGGGCACGCCCAGAGGGGCTCCGCTACGCCGCAGTGCAAAAACAGCAAGCAAGTCAGCACTCCACCGCCCTGCTGCACTGGGAGGCGCTGTGGCGGCAGCTCTCCAGCCCCTGCGGGGCCTGGGCCTTGAG GGACCCGCCCATTCCCCGCTGGAAGCTGTCCAGCGCCGAGACATACTCGCGCATGCGTCTGAAGCTGGTGCCCAATCATCACTTCAACCCTCACCTAGAAGCCAGCGCCCTGCGAGACAACCTGG GTGAGGCCCCCCAGACACCCACCCAAGAGGCCTCGCTGCCTCTAGCGGTGACCAAGGAGGCTAAAGTCAGCACCCTACCCGAGGAGCTGCAGGAAGACCAGCTAGGCGAGGACGAGCTGGCTGCCCTGGAGACCGC GATGAAGGCAGCAGAACTGGATGAACAGCATGAGAAGCTGGTGCTGTCGGCCGAGTGCCAGCTGGTTACAGTGGTGGCTGTGGTCCCAGGGctactggaggtcaccacacagcaCCTCTACTTCTACGATGGCAGTGCCGAGCGTGTGGAAACTGAGGAGG GTATTGGCCATGATTTCCGGCGCCCACTGGTCCAGCTCCGTGAGGTCCACTTAAGGCGTTTCAATCTGCGCCGCTCAGCACTTGAGCTCTTCTTCATTGATCAGGCCAACTACTTCCTCAACTTCCCGTGCAAGGTGGGCAGGACTGCGGCCTCATCCTgccaggcccccaggccccaaccctgccccatcccaccccacacgCAGGTACGGAACCAGGTGTACTCATGGCTCCTGCGCCTGCGACCCCCTACGCAAGGCTACCTAAGCAGCCGCTCCCCCCAGGAGATGCTGCGTGCCTCAGGCCTCACCCAG aaatGGGTACAGCGTGAGATATCCAACTTTGAGTACTTGATGCAACTCAACACCATTGCGGGGCGGACCTACAACGACTTGTCTCAGTACCCTGTG TTTCCCTGGGTCCTACAGGACTATGTGTCCCCAACTCTGGACCTCAGCAACCCTGCCATCTTCCGGGACCTGTCCAAGCCCATTGGGGTGGTGAACCCCAAGCATGCCCAGCTTGTGAGGGAGAA ATATGAGAGCTTTGAGGACCCAGCGGGCACCATTGACAAATTCCACTATGGCACCCACTATTCCAATGCAGCAGGCGTGATGCACTACCTCATCCGAGTGGAGCCCTTCACCTCCCTGCATGTCCAGCTGCAGAGTGGCCG CTTTGACTGCTCTGACCGGCAGTTCCACTCGGTGGCAGCTGCGTGGCAGGCCCGTCTGGAAAGCCCAGCCGATGTGAAGGAGCTTATCCCAGAGTTCTTCTACTTCCCTGACTTCCTGGAGAACCAGAACG ATTTTGACCTGGGCTGCCTCCAGCTGACCAACGAGAAGGTGGGTGATGTGGTGCTGCCCCCATGGGCCAGCTGCCCTGAGGACTTCGTCCAGCAGCACCGCCAGGCCCTG GAGTCGGAGTACGTGTCTGCCCACCTGCATGAGTGGATCGACCTCATTTTTGGCTACAAGCAGCGAGGGCCAGCCGCGGAGGAGGCCCTCAATATCTTCTATTACTGCACCTATGAGG GGGCCGTGGACCTGGACCATGTGGCAGATGAGCGAGAACGGAAGGCTCTGGAGGGCATTATCAGCAACTTTGGACAGACTCCCTGTCAGCTGCTGAAG GAGCCACATCCAGCCCGGCTCTCAGCTGAGGAAGCAGCTCAGCGCCTGGCACGTCTGGACGCTAACTCACCTAGCATCTTCCAGCACCTGGACCAGCTCAAGGCCTTCTTTGCAGAA GTCATCAGTGATGGCGTGCCCCTGGTGCTGGCCCTTGTTCCTCACCGGCAGCCCCACTCCTTCATGACCCAGGGCTCGCCAGACCTATTG GTGACTGTGAGTGCCAGTGGGTTGCTGGGCACCCACAGCTGGTTGCCTTATGACCGTAACATAAGCAACTACTTCACCTtcagcaaagaccccaccatggGCAATCCCAA GATGCAGCGACTGCTGAGTGGCCCATGGATGCCAGGCAGTGGTGTGAATGGGCAAGCCCTGGCGGTGGCCCCTGACGGAAAGCTGCTCTTCAGTGGTGGCCATTGGGATGGCAGCTTGAGAGTAACTGCACTGCCCCGGGGCAAGCTGTTGAACCAGTTCAGCTGCCACCTTG ACGTAGTGACCTGCCTAGCACTGGACACCTGCGGCATCTACCTCATCTCAGGTTCCCGGGATACCACATGTATGGTGTGGCGGCTCCTGCAGCAG GGTGGTCTCTCAGGGCTGGCATCAAAGCCTGTGCAGGTCCTGTATGGACATGAGGCTGCAGTGAGCTGCGTAGCCATCAGCACTGAACTGGACATGGCCGTGTCTGGATCTGAG GGTGGAACTGTGATCATTCACACTGTACGCCGTGGCCAGTTTGTGGCAGCACTACAGCCCCCGGGGGCCACATTGCCTGGACCTGTGTCCCACCTGGCACTGGCATCTGAGGGCCAAATTGTGGTACAGAGCTCGGCACAGGAGCGTCTTGGGGCTCAG GTCACCTATTCCTTGCACCTGTACTCTGTGAATGGGAGGTTGCGGGCTTCACTGCCCCTGCTAGAGCAACCCACAGCCCTGGCAGTGACGGAGGATTTTGTTCTGCTGGGCACAGCTCAGTGTGCTCTGCACATCCTACACCTGAACAA ACTGCTCCCTGCTGTGCCTCCTCTGCCCATGAAGGTGCCCATTCGCAGCGTGGCTTTGACCAAGGAGCGCAGCCACGTGCTCGTGGGCCTGGAGGACGGCAAACTTATCGTGGTGGGCGCTGGGCAGCCCTCTGAG GTGCGCAGCAGCCAGTTTGCGCGGAGGCTGTGGAGATCCTCCCGGCGCATCTCGCAGGTGTCCTCTGGAGAGACAGAATATAACCCTGGAGAAGCGCGCTGA